The nucleotide window GGATTCCACGTAGATCTGGTTCGAGGAGACTGATCCCGCTCCGCCGGCCACCGCTCCGAGAGCGTCAACGATGAGGACGCGGTTGACGCCGGGAATGTTGCCCTGCCTGTCCACCAGCTTTGCTTCGTTGGCCAGGCCCACCATGGTGCCCATGGCGTCGAAGAAGATGCTGAGCAGGATGGTGAAGGTGAGCAGCAGGGCGGCGGTGGCGCCGAGGCTGCCGAACGCACCGAAGACGCTGACGCTGCCGACGAGGCTCAGGTCGGGAAGCCCGATCCACGCTCCGGAGGGAAGCTCCGGAACAACGAGCGACCAGCCCTGCGGGTTGGAGCCGTCCGGTCCCACGCTGGGCCCGACGTTTGCCACGGCTTCGATGATGACAGCGAGGAGGGTCGCAGCGATGACACCGATCAGGATGCCGCCGCGAACCTTCCGGACCACCAGCGCGATGGTGAGGATGAGGCCGAAGACAAACACCAGGGTGGGCCAGCCGAGGAGCACGCCCTCGAAACCCAACCCGACCGGGACTGTGGTCTGCGCGACATCCGGAACGCGCCGTACAAAGCCCGCGTTCACCAGTCCGATCAGGGCGATGAAGAGCCCGATGCCGACGACGATCGCTGTCTTCAGGCTCTCCGGCACCGCGTTGAAAACGGCGGTCCGGAAGCCGGTGAGGACCAGCACAAGCATGGTGAGGCCGGCAAGAACCACGAGACCCATCATGTCCGGCCAGGTGAGCTCCGGATTGGTGGCCACCGTAATGGCCACGAAGGCGTTGACGCCCAGTCCGGTGGCCAGGGCGAAGGGGTACTTCGCCCAGGCGCCCATGAGGATGGTGAGCAGCCCCGCAACGAGGGCGGTCACCGCCGCCACGCGTTCAAATCCCAGACTGCCTCCGCTCGCGTCCGCTCCGGCAAGGATCAGGGGGTTGAGCACCACGATGTAGCTCATGGCGAAGAAGGTGGCGATGCCGCCCCTGATCTCGCGCGAGTAGGTTGATCCGCGGGCGGTGAGCTGGAAGTAGCGGTCCGTCGCGGTGCGCAGTTCAGGCACGGGTATTCCTCTGTTGGTGGTGGGGTTTCGCTCAAGGAGTCTATCCAATGACCGATTCAGGATCCTGCCAGTTCGCTCCCGTAGGCTTAAGTCATGAAGCCTTCCGCAGTAGTTGCAGCACGCCCGGCGCGCATTACAGGTACGCATCCCATCCAACGCATCGCCGTGCTTCTGGCCGGTGTACTTCTGGTTGCGTTCACCCTGGTGTTCGGATCAGCCTCAGGCGCCTCAGCGCATGACGAGCTGAGCTCCTCGACGCCGGAGCCGGGTGCAACGCTTGAGACCGTACCCCAGGCGATTGAACTCACGTTCACCAACGTTCCTGCGACGATCGGCTCGCAGGTCCAGGTGCTCGACGCCGCGGGCGAGGACTGGGCAGAGGGCGACGTCACCATCACAGACACTGTGGCCACGCAGGCAATCCGTGCCGGCGCGCCCGCCGGAACCTACACGGTGAACTGGCGGGTAGTGTCCTCCGATTCGCACCCTATCGAGGGCACCTTCGACTTCACGGCTTCGGACGGCGGCGCTGCTGCGGAAACCCCTGAGGCGTCGGCGGGCACCGCAGGCCCGATCGAAACCGCCGACCCGGGCGCGCTTGACCAGGAGCCGGCAGCAGATTCCGGTGTTTCCTGGGGGGTCATCCTGATGATAGCCGTGCTGATTTCGCTCGCGATAGTGCTGGCACTTGGAGCCAGGCGGCGGCTGAAGCAGGGCAATAACGACGCCGCGTAGGCGCCTTCTCAGGCGCTGATAGCGGGTGGACGCCTGGTTGATCCCGCTAAGGCGGCGGCCATCACGGAAGCTTTCACGGGTTGGATTACCTGACCCGCGAGAGCTCCCTGCGAGACGATCGCGTCGCTGATGACCTTGGCCTGCCGAACAATTTCCCGCGTTGTTGGCGTCAGCATCTCGCCCACCCCGATGAGGTAGAGACCGATGGCCCTCAGTGCCGCCTTGATGTCGCTTCCCACGGCCAGGCCGAGGGACTGCACAAAACGCCGCAGCTGGTTCTGTGGATACTTGGTCAGGACCACGTGGTCCGCGAGCAGGACGCCGTTGCGGGTCTGCACTGCCCACTTCTTGGAGCCCAGCACCGGCGCCGGAAGCAGCTGGGAATAACCCACCATGCACAATCCCTCCGCCACCGTCTCCTGACGCACGTCCAGCGAGTGGCTGGACGCGTAGCACCGCAGCAGCCGCAGGAGTTCCGTGCGTTCGGACAGGGATACCGAGTCCGTCATCACGGTCCGGTTCGAGCCGGAATTCAGACACTCGATGCTCTCGACCACGATGGACTGGACGCCACGGCGGCTCAATTCGCTTGCGACAGCCAGGCCGGATAATCCGGAGCCGATCACCACGGTTGTGGTCATCTCTGCTGCGGGCGGCACGGAAGAGTCAGCGGCGACGTGGGTGATCGGCTTCGGCAGCATCGATGAAACCTCCTGAAGGAAGGAGAATTCCGCACAGCCCGGCGCCTCTTCCGGGCTGTGCGGACACTTGGCTGCGAACGGGTCAACCAAGCGCACTGAAATCGGGCGGGAACCTTTGTTGGAGACCATCCGCCCGATAACGATTCTCGAAGCCTATATAACTTTTTGGGTGCTGAATAGTCCTCCTACTGGCGAGTAGGCTAGAAATATCCGGC belongs to Arthrobacter tumbae and includes:
- a CDS encoding NCS2 family permease translates to MPELRTATDRYFQLTARGSTYSREIRGGIATFFAMSYIVVLNPLILAGADASGGSLGFERVAAVTALVAGLLTILMGAWAKYPFALATGLGVNAFVAITVATNPELTWPDMMGLVVLAGLTMLVLVLTGFRTAVFNAVPESLKTAIVVGIGLFIALIGLVNAGFVRRVPDVAQTTVPVGLGFEGVLLGWPTLVFVFGLILTIALVVRKVRGGILIGVIAATLLAVIIEAVANVGPSVGPDGSNPQGWSLVVPELPSGAWIGLPDLSLVGSVSVFGAFGSLGATAALLLTFTILLSIFFDAMGTMVGLANEAKLVDRQGNIPGVNRVLIVDALGAVAGGAGSVSSNQIYVESGAGIGEGARTGIANIVTGMLFLVAMFFTPLISLVPFEAVAPALVVVGFMMVSQVGRIDWQDWGIAIPAFLTFTLMPFTYSIANGLGAGFIAYVLVRTFQGRAKEIHPLMWAVAGAFVVFFGIGPIEQLLGVA
- a CDS encoding copper resistance CopC family protein, with translation MKPSAVVAARPARITGTHPIQRIAVLLAGVLLVAFTLVFGSASGASAHDELSSSTPEPGATLETVPQAIELTFTNVPATIGSQVQVLDAAGEDWAEGDVTITDTVATQAIRAGAPAGTYTVNWRVVSSDSHPIEGTFDFTASDGGAAAETPEASAGTAGPIETADPGALDQEPAADSGVSWGVILMIAVLISLAIVLALGARRRLKQGNNDAA
- a CDS encoding FAD-dependent monooxygenase, with product MVSNKGSRPISVRLVDPFAAKCPHSPEEAPGCAEFSFLQEVSSMLPKPITHVAADSSVPPAAEMTTTVVIGSGLSGLAVASELSRRGVQSIVVESIECLNSGSNRTVMTDSVSLSERTELLRLLRCYASSHSLDVRQETVAEGLCMVGYSQLLPAPVLGSKKWAVQTRNGVLLADHVVLTKYPQNQLRRFVQSLGLAVGSDIKAALRAIGLYLIGVGEMLTPTTREIVRQAKVISDAIVSQGALAGQVIQPVKASVMAAALAGSTRRPPAISA